A section of the Pseudomonas prosekii genome encodes:
- a CDS encoding phage/plasmid replication domain-containing protein yields MFYDWIKASQDYSFDLRKVGNILLRRVDAESNEVLSESAPPFHAEGSYCTTFKINVCGRRLTVDGNSSRINRLDNVFGIERLDDNMKVINAVLADWDLPPLTKCTKVEHLQNGGSLTDGAVFHRLDLTDNFSVGKGNERAFLRGISSQRFRNSIGYLYPDGNTTVWTPKGGEKAGRLVYPGNYNKAAELEAHLLPKVKKTYGEDSDEYTYVRDLRDWCASVGMVRSEIKLRSEFLKRERLCHWGLFDEDRLRHIHRDFLTVGDRMKVTAMDITSISEQLLAENICDSMQAAGRTAGYAYEWMNGKKFDLTKSAVKVHRARLRQIGIDIKLPFDSSRHGVVFLRNVREVERNFELGMPSFYRPASIPGRLRLVAA; encoded by the coding sequence ATGTTTTACGACTGGATCAAGGCATCTCAGGATTACTCCTTCGACCTTCGAAAGGTAGGCAACATTCTCCTTCGTCGTGTAGATGCTGAAAGCAATGAGGTTCTCAGTGAGTCCGCTCCTCCGTTTCATGCAGAGGGTAGCTACTGCACTACCTTCAAGATCAACGTTTGTGGTCGTCGATTAACTGTTGATGGTAATTCCTCACGTATTAATCGACTTGACAACGTTTTTGGCATTGAACGCCTCGATGACAATATGAAGGTCATTAATGCAGTTCTCGCTGACTGGGATCTACCTCCACTGACTAAATGCACAAAAGTCGAACATCTTCAAAATGGAGGTTCCCTTACAGACGGCGCTGTTTTTCACCGTCTTGATTTAACTGACAATTTTTCAGTAGGGAAGGGGAATGAACGAGCTTTCTTACGCGGCATATCTAGTCAGCGCTTTCGTAACTCCATTGGTTATTTGTATCCGGACGGAAACACCACTGTTTGGACTCCTAAAGGTGGTGAGAAAGCAGGTCGTTTGGTGTATCCAGGAAACTATAATAAGGCCGCTGAATTAGAAGCGCACTTACTCCCTAAAGTTAAAAAAACTTATGGCGAGGATTCGGACGAATATACATATGTGCGAGATTTAAGAGATTGGTGCGCATCTGTAGGCATGGTTCGTTCTGAAATCAAGTTGAGATCAGAATTTTTAAAGCGTGAGCGCCTTTGCCATTGGGGCCTTTTTGACGAAGACAGACTGCGGCATATACACCGCGACTTTTTAACTGTAGGCGACCGAATGAAGGTGACCGCCATGGACATTACTAGCATTTCTGAACAGCTGTTAGCTGAGAACATTTGTGATTCTATGCAAGCTGCGGGACGTACTGCGGGTTATGCGTATGAGTGGATGAATGGAAAGAAGTTCGACCTCACAAAGTCTGCTGTTAAGGTGCATCGCGCTCGTCTACGACAAATTGGTATTGATATTAAGTTGCCTTTTGACAGCTCGCGTCATGGCGTTGTTTTTCTTCGCAATGTACGGGAAGTTGAACGTAATTTCGAACTCGGCATGCCTTCGTTTTATCGACCAGCCTCGATACCTGGTCGTCTAAGATTGGTGGCTGCATGA
- a CDS encoding helix-turn-helix domain-containing protein has product MGIGSRIRQERLRQNLDLKELAKLSGMPERTVADIEREISSPRADNLKKLIISLGCSADQIMFDDDEMTEDGDLALLVRELGKTEEETRQTVKRVIRAMLVQERVFELERIRAFDDAHKEENKNRQNLAMPLKRYEKNR; this is encoded by the coding sequence ATGGGTATCGGCAGCAGAATCAGGCAGGAGCGCCTAAGGCAGAACCTTGATCTGAAGGAGCTGGCGAAACTGAGCGGAATGCCAGAAAGGACGGTGGCCGACATTGAGCGCGAAATCTCAAGCCCTAGAGCCGACAACCTAAAAAAGCTGATCATCTCTCTAGGATGTTCTGCAGATCAGATCATGTTTGATGACGATGAAATGACTGAGGATGGCGACTTAGCACTGCTCGTCCGCGAGCTTGGAAAAACCGAGGAAGAGACACGTCAAACGGTAAAACGGGTGATCCGGGCCATGCTTGTTCAAGAGCGAGTATTTGAGCTGGAGCGTATCCGCGCATTTGATGACGCTCACAAGGAAGAAAACAAAAATCGTCAGAATCTCGCGATGCCGCTGAAGCGCTACGAGAA